One genomic segment of Actinopolymorpha sp. NPDC004070 includes these proteins:
- a CDS encoding alkaline phosphatase PhoX has protein sequence MTSFSRRDLLARSGVTAMGLVFAGSIDTVAGPRAALADAGPQVGYGPLVPDPAGILALPEGFSYKIVAETGKTTLVTGEPTPSDPDGTANFRSPTGATLVNNHEVGGSEPFRVPALPGLTYDPGAGGGTTNIEVDHDGNRLREYVSLAGTHNNCAGGLTPWNTWLTCEETEARAGGALQKDHGYVFEVDAFDQQANMDPVPLKFLGRYAHEAVAVDPKTFAIYETEDAGGPNGLYYRWTPPKGFRGGKGALRALALADVGDTAGTLEAMSCYLGGQHVADLSEATRPGTTYRVRWVEVPDRDARTTSVRKQFTDDQVTRSHKLEGAWWADGGAYFVASFARTEDGSTRAHDGQVWFYDPASQTVTLKVIFGVNPSPDADGNYDGPDNITVSPYGGVILAEDGEGVQHLVGVTRSGRSYPMARNDLNGNEFTGPNFSPDGRVLFANIQSPGHVFAITGPWEHLRQGGRR, from the coding sequence ATGACCTCGTTCTCTCGACGCGACCTCCTGGCCCGCAGCGGTGTGACGGCGATGGGTCTGGTGTTCGCCGGCAGCATCGACACAGTGGCCGGGCCGCGTGCGGCGCTCGCCGACGCCGGACCCCAGGTCGGCTACGGGCCTCTCGTTCCCGACCCCGCCGGCATCCTCGCGCTGCCCGAGGGATTCAGCTACAAGATCGTCGCGGAGACCGGAAAGACCACCCTGGTGACCGGGGAGCCCACGCCGAGCGACCCCGACGGCACGGCGAACTTCCGCAGCCCGACCGGCGCCACGCTGGTCAACAACCACGAGGTCGGCGGCTCCGAACCGTTCCGCGTACCGGCGCTGCCCGGCCTCACCTACGACCCGGGCGCCGGTGGCGGCACCACCAACATCGAGGTCGACCACGACGGCAACCGGCTGCGGGAGTACGTCAGCCTGGCCGGCACGCACAACAACTGCGCCGGCGGCCTCACGCCGTGGAACACCTGGCTGACGTGTGAGGAGACCGAGGCGCGGGCGGGCGGCGCTTTGCAGAAGGACCACGGCTACGTGTTCGAGGTCGACGCGTTCGACCAGCAGGCGAACATGGACCCGGTGCCGTTGAAGTTCCTCGGCCGGTACGCCCACGAGGCGGTCGCGGTGGACCCGAAGACGTTCGCGATCTACGAGACCGAGGACGCGGGCGGTCCGAACGGCCTGTACTACCGCTGGACCCCGCCGAAGGGCTTCCGGGGCGGCAAGGGCGCGCTGCGAGCGCTGGCCCTGGCCGACGTCGGCGACACCGCCGGAACGCTGGAGGCCATGAGCTGCTACCTCGGTGGGCAGCACGTCGCGGACCTGTCGGAGGCGACCCGCCCGGGCACGACATACCGGGTGCGGTGGGTCGAGGTTCCCGACCGCGACGCCCGCACCACCTCCGTACGCAAGCAGTTCACCGACGACCAGGTGACCCGCAGCCACAAGCTCGAGGGCGCCTGGTGGGCCGACGGTGGTGCGTACTTCGTCGCGAGCTTCGCGCGGACCGAGGACGGGAGCACCAGGGCTCACGACGGGCAGGTGTGGTTCTACGACCCCGCCTCCCAGACCGTGACGCTGAAGGTCATCTTCGGCGTCAACCCGAGCCCGGACGCCGACGGCAACTACGACGGGCCGGACAACATCACGGTCTCGCCGTACGGCGGGGTGATTCTGGCCGAGGACGGCGAGGGGGTCCAGCACCTTGTGGGCGTCACCAGGTCGGGCCGGTCGTATCCGATGGCGCGCAACGACCTGAACGGCAACGAGTTCACCGGGCCGAACTTCTCACCGGACGGGCGGGTGCTGTTCGCCAACATCCAGTCGCCGGGGCACGTGTTCGCGATCACCGGGCCGTGGGAGCACCTGCGCCAGGGCGGCCGTCGCTGA
- a CDS encoding NAD(P)-dependent oxidoreductase has translation MTERAPLVLITGAAGRIGSTLRSALSQYRLRLTDRDLSDCDPKPNEEVLEADLADFAAMRQAVEGCDAVIHLGGNPSPSATWWDLKAPNVDGLYNVFEASRQAGVRRLIFASTNHVTGMLDERGEWPVGAQGPIAPDSLYGVTKALGEAMGRYYSENSDLSVICLRIGWFTGERQMLDNEGWLRMWLSVPDLGRLINASLTADVRFGIYYGVSANTPMRYDMENARTELGYEPLDDSSKLLADRPANAVTE, from the coding sequence ATGACCGAGCGTGCTCCCCTGGTGCTCATCACCGGCGCGGCCGGAAGGATCGGCTCGACGCTGCGCTCGGCGCTGTCGCAGTACCGCCTCCGGCTGACCGACCGTGACCTCAGCGACTGCGACCCGAAGCCGAACGAGGAGGTCCTCGAGGCCGACCTCGCCGACTTCGCGGCGATGCGGCAGGCGGTCGAGGGGTGCGACGCGGTGATCCACCTCGGTGGCAACCCCTCCCCGTCGGCCACCTGGTGGGACCTCAAGGCACCGAACGTCGACGGGCTCTACAACGTCTTCGAGGCGTCCCGGCAGGCAGGCGTACGCCGGCTGATCTTCGCCAGCACCAACCACGTCACGGGCATGCTCGACGAGCGGGGCGAGTGGCCGGTGGGTGCGCAGGGCCCGATCGCGCCCGACTCGCTGTACGGCGTGACGAAGGCCCTCGGTGAGGCGATGGGGCGTTACTACTCCGAGAACAGCGACCTGTCGGTGATCTGCCTGCGGATCGGCTGGTTCACCGGCGAGCGCCAGATGCTCGACAACGAGGGCTGGCTGCGGATGTGGCTGAGCGTGCCCGATCTCGGCCGGCTGATCAACGCCAGCCTGACCGCCGACGTCAGGTTCGGCATCTACTACGGCGTCTCTGCCAACACGCCGATGCGGTACGACATGGAGAACGCGCGCACCGAACTCGGCTACGAGCCCCTCGACGACTCCAGCAAGCTCCTCGCCGACCGCCCTGCGAACGCCGTTACCGAGTAG
- a CDS encoding transcriptional regulator has protein sequence MSHPRHQLDTVIHNPTRFSIMAALLPADKVEFRFVRDTVEITDSVLSQHVTTLEEAGYVKVTKGQVGRRPRTWLAATRAGRTAFAKHLAVLNQLAAGSSARD, from the coding sequence GTGAGCCATCCACGTCACCAGCTCGACACCGTGATTCACAACCCGACCAGGTTCTCGATCATGGCGGCGCTGCTGCCCGCGGACAAGGTGGAGTTCCGCTTCGTCCGCGACACGGTGGAGATCACCGACTCCGTGCTGTCCCAGCACGTGACGACACTGGAGGAGGCCGGCTACGTCAAGGTCACCAAGGGCCAGGTCGGCCGGCGACCGCGGACCTGGCTGGCGGCGACCAGGGCCGGGCGAACAGCCTTCGCCAAGCACCTGGCCGTGCTCAACCAACTGGCCGCCGGCTCCTCAGCCCGGGATTGA
- a CDS encoding TetR family transcriptional regulator C-terminal domain-containing protein codes for MGQAHVGLVPARAAAATTVMVDGLLLHMPTDPAGMPAKTATGIVDDHLARCVNLDTSRRKGR; via the coding sequence GTGGGTCAGGCCCACGTCGGCCTGGTGCCCGCCCGCGCCGCGGCGGCGACCACGGTGATGGTGGACGGTCTGTTGCTGCACATGCCCACCGACCCCGCGGGCATGCCGGCGAAGACCGCGACCGGCATCGTGGACGACCACTTGGCCCGCTGTGTCAACCTGGACACCAGTCGGAGAAAGGGACGTTGA
- a CDS encoding aspartate/glutamate racemase family protein → MRTIGLIGGMSWESSAEYYRLLNEETRARLGGHHCAPSLLLTVDFAEIEAMQRAGAWDAAGARLAQAAVALERAGADLVVLCTNTMHLVADRITAAIGVPFLHIVDATADRINATGLRKVGLLATRYTMEHPFYRDRMQAHGIEVIVPDEPDRTLVHDVIYEELTQNRVEPASRVAYQKVMAGLAERGAQALILGCTEITLLVDESDSPVPVFDSTRIHVEAAVDLALSDGSTQPADGLVARA, encoded by the coding sequence ATGCGCACCATCGGTCTGATCGGCGGCATGAGCTGGGAAAGCTCGGCGGAGTACTACCGGCTCCTCAACGAGGAGACCCGAGCTCGCCTCGGCGGGCACCACTGCGCGCCCAGCCTGCTGCTCACCGTGGACTTCGCCGAGATCGAGGCCATGCAACGCGCCGGGGCGTGGGACGCCGCGGGCGCCCGGCTGGCGCAGGCGGCCGTCGCCCTGGAGAGGGCGGGAGCGGACCTCGTGGTGCTGTGCACGAACACGATGCACCTCGTGGCGGACCGGATCACCGCGGCGATCGGCGTGCCGTTCCTGCACATCGTGGACGCCACCGCCGACCGGATCAACGCCACCGGGCTGCGCAAGGTGGGCTTGCTGGCTACCCGCTACACGATGGAGCACCCCTTCTACCGCGACCGCATGCAAGCCCACGGCATCGAGGTGATCGTGCCGGACGAGCCCGACCGGACGCTCGTGCACGACGTCATCTACGAGGAGCTGACCCAGAACAGAGTCGAGCCGGCCTCGCGGGTGGCGTACCAGAAGGTGATGGCCGGACTGGCCGAGCGGGGTGCGCAGGCACTGATCCTGGGCTGCACCGAGATCACGCTACTGGTGGACGAGTCCGACAGCCCGGTGCCGGTGTTCGACTCCACCCGCATTCACGTGGAGGCGGCCGTGGACCTCGCGCTGTCCGACGGTTCCACGCAGCCTGCCGACGGGCTCGTCGCCCGGGCGTGA
- a CDS encoding serine hydrolase domain-containing protein, which produces MADVQQRVQRAVDEAVRSGKEQGVQVAAYLHGEQIVDAVAGLADPATGRPVTSETVFYAYSAGKGATATVAHVLAEQGVLDYDLRLADVWPEFGAHGKERATLRHVLTHTVGVPAVAADTTPEDVCDWDRMCARIASAEPWWEPGTKTAYHAYTFGYLVGEVVRRVTGKPISRVLAEEVAGPLGVADELCFGMPVSEHGRLARLEDAEGSAEFMDSLPDDSPFFALSPRGLTPSAEFGNRTDILAADIPAGAKMTARAMARTYAALLGPVDGVRLVSPERLKELSAVSFVGDDQVMGMPSRWALGYSLGRIGADPESTSGTFGMGGAGGTYAFGDTSTGLAFALTKNRLTSDFDTAQHIAALVADAV; this is translated from the coding sequence GTGGCCGACGTACAGCAGCGGGTCCAGCGAGCCGTCGACGAGGCGGTCCGGTCCGGCAAGGAACAGGGCGTGCAGGTCGCGGCGTACCTGCACGGCGAGCAGATCGTCGACGCGGTGGCCGGCCTGGCCGATCCCGCGACCGGCCGGCCGGTCACCTCCGAGACCGTCTTCTACGCATACTCCGCGGGCAAAGGCGCCACCGCGACCGTCGCGCACGTGCTCGCCGAGCAGGGCGTGCTCGACTACGACCTGCGGCTGGCCGACGTGTGGCCGGAGTTCGGCGCCCACGGCAAGGAGCGTGCGACCCTGCGCCACGTCCTCACCCACACGGTGGGGGTCCCGGCCGTCGCTGCCGACACCACACCCGAGGACGTGTGCGACTGGGACAGGATGTGCGCGCGGATCGCGTCCGCCGAGCCCTGGTGGGAGCCGGGCACGAAGACCGCCTACCACGCCTACACGTTCGGCTACCTCGTCGGCGAGGTCGTCCGCCGGGTCACCGGCAAACCGATCTCGCGGGTGCTGGCGGAGGAGGTGGCCGGGCCGCTCGGAGTGGCCGACGAGCTCTGCTTCGGTATGCCGGTGTCCGAGCACGGCCGGCTCGCGAGGCTCGAGGACGCCGAGGGCAGCGCGGAGTTCATGGACTCGCTGCCGGACGACTCGCCCTTCTTCGCGTTGTCCCCTCGCGGTCTGACACCGTCCGCGGAGTTCGGGAACCGCACCGACATCCTGGCCGCCGACATTCCGGCCGGCGCGAAGATGACCGCGCGCGCGATGGCGCGGACGTACGCCGCGCTGCTCGGCCCGGTCGACGGCGTGCGGCTGGTGTCGCCGGAGCGGCTGAAGGAGCTGTCCGCCGTGTCGTTCGTCGGCGACGACCAGGTGATGGGTATGCCCTCGCGGTGGGCGCTGGGCTACAGCCTCGGCCGGATCGGTGCGGACCCCGAGTCGACGTCCGGCACGTTCGGCATGGGTGGCGCGGGCGGCACCTACGCGTTCGGCGACACCTCGACCGGTCTGGCGTTCGCGCTCACCAAGAACCGCCTGACCTCCGACTTCGACACCGCCCAGCACATCGCCGCCCTCGTCGCCGACGCGGTGTAG
- a CDS encoding DUF1622 domain-containing protein, whose translation MLDLLSEEYLREVVSLLVRLVEAAGALIIFVGAAFAFVRFVATALRRRGEEDFNAVRLFLGRYLTLGLEFQLASDVLRTAVSPTFAQIGQLAAIAAIRTGLNYILGKEIERERAALAEAAQRPGLGPGPAAQGGAGPAGDG comes from the coding sequence ATGCTCGATCTGCTGTCGGAGGAGTATCTCCGGGAGGTCGTCAGCCTCCTGGTGCGGCTCGTCGAGGCGGCGGGAGCCCTGATCATCTTCGTCGGGGCGGCGTTCGCGTTCGTCCGGTTCGTCGCGACCGCGCTTCGCCGGCGCGGCGAGGAGGACTTCAACGCGGTCCGGCTGTTCCTGGGCCGCTACCTCACGCTGGGGCTGGAGTTCCAGCTCGCCAGCGACGTGTTGCGTACGGCCGTCTCACCGACGTTCGCCCAGATCGGCCAGTTGGCGGCGATCGCGGCCATCCGTACCGGCCTGAACTACATCCTCGGCAAGGAGATCGAACGAGAACGCGCCGCGCTCGCCGAGGCGGCGCAGCGACCCGGGCTCGGGCCGGGGCCCGCTGCCCAGGGCGGTGCGGGACCTGCCGGAGATGGCTGA
- a CDS encoding rhodanese-like domain-containing protein: MAHEVEMSEFVRAQQAGHLTVDVREPEEYTTGHVPGARLIPLGTLPQHTASLPKDQPIYVICASGHRSLAGADVLTRAGLEAHSVAGGTLGWMRAGNPVVTGDSPT; the protein is encoded by the coding sequence ATGGCCCACGAGGTCGAGATGTCCGAGTTCGTCCGCGCGCAGCAGGCGGGCCACCTCACGGTGGACGTCCGCGAGCCGGAGGAGTACACCACCGGGCACGTTCCCGGCGCCCGGCTGATCCCGCTCGGCACCCTCCCCCAGCACACCGCGAGCCTGCCGAAGGACCAGCCGATCTACGTGATCTGCGCGAGCGGGCACCGCAGTCTGGCCGGTGCCGACGTCCTCACCCGGGCCGGGCTGGAGGCGCACTCCGTCGCCGGCGGCACCCTCGGCTGGATGCGTGCGGGCAACCCCGTCGTGACCGGGGACTCACCGACCTGA
- a CDS encoding FAD-binding oxidoreductase has translation MNSPDAGGRTPARQPRVAVVGAGIVGLSTAYALTELGVRPDVFEVGVPGNGQSTGLSRLFRHSHEDPRLVAWARESRAVWRTWQERLGVELVSEDGAVSIGPDAEARLALLRQAGVPARMVDAGELADLLPLARGRADTSAPAMLDETAGAIRTQAAIRALAAAVDGEIVHDDVLSVHAAEPGRGPSGRAQVRSVSRRADYDTVVVCAGRGTPALARGAGLSLPVEFGAHARVTFAVRGEPPTRLACLQDSSGEFTAGSVYAAALPGSRAYALGISGHVAARADGSVVDPDGLAGLADGATAYVREALPGLDPDPVGHVHCWTTELPWSSDGVAVWQAGPGDGRSGQVLFVAGNNLFKHAPALGRALARAAVGEELAADLRPEARLGLPASSRPHPTA, from the coding sequence ATGAACAGTCCTGACGCAGGTGGGCGGACGCCCGCCAGGCAACCCAGGGTTGCGGTCGTCGGGGCCGGGATCGTGGGCCTGAGTACGGCGTACGCGCTGACCGAGCTCGGTGTCCGGCCAGACGTCTTCGAGGTCGGCGTGCCCGGCAACGGGCAGTCGACCGGGCTGTCCCGGCTGTTCCGGCACTCCCACGAGGATCCGCGGCTGGTCGCGTGGGCGCGGGAAAGCCGTGCGGTGTGGCGTACGTGGCAGGAGCGGCTCGGGGTCGAGCTGGTGTCCGAGGACGGGGCGGTGAGCATCGGACCGGACGCCGAGGCACGGCTCGCGCTGTTGCGCCAGGCAGGTGTTCCCGCCCGGATGGTCGACGCGGGCGAGCTCGCGGACCTGCTGCCGCTGGCCCGGGGCCGCGCCGACACCTCGGCGCCGGCGATGCTGGACGAGACCGCCGGGGCGATCCGTACCCAGGCCGCGATCCGCGCGCTGGCCGCCGCCGTCGACGGGGAGATCGTGCACGACGACGTGCTGTCGGTGCACGCGGCCGAGCCCGGCCGAGGACCGTCCGGCCGGGCTCAGGTGCGGTCGGTGAGCCGGCGCGCCGACTACGACACGGTGGTGGTCTGCGCCGGCCGGGGCACGCCCGCCCTTGCTCGCGGGGCCGGGCTGAGCCTGCCGGTGGAGTTCGGGGCGCACGCCCGGGTGACCTTCGCGGTGCGCGGCGAGCCGCCGACGAGGCTGGCCTGCCTGCAGGACAGCAGCGGGGAGTTCACCGCGGGCAGTGTCTACGCGGCCGCCCTGCCCGGCAGTCGGGCGTACGCCCTGGGTATCAGCGGGCACGTGGCCGCACGTGCGGACGGCAGTGTGGTCGACCCCGACGGCCTGGCCGGACTCGCCGACGGCGCCACTGCCTACGTACGCGAGGCGCTGCCCGGGCTGGACCCCGACCCGGTGGGCCACGTGCACTGCTGGACGACCGAACTGCCCTGGAGCTCCGACGGCGTCGCCGTCTGGCAGGCCGGGCCCGGCGACGGCCGGAGCGGGCAGGTGCTGTTCGTGGCGGGCAACAACCTCTTCAAGCACGCTCCCGCCCTGGGGCGCGCCCTCGCCCGGGCCGCCGTGGGCGAGGAGCTGGCGGCGGACCTGCGCCCGGAAGCTCGGCTCGGACTCCCCGCCTCCTCCCGACCTCACCCCACGGCTTGA
- a CDS encoding phosphatase PAP2 family protein, producing the protein MRSLVRGLLSTWLLTLAVAQTAALALVWWIFVRTPHGQVVDATVLRGTRFGRASVEQLVSGVLDAVSLASLVAATVVLGFIALARRRVLLAVAATVLVAGANLTTQILKDYVISRPDLGIPGTNIGAPNSLPSGHMTVAASVAVAAVMVVPARLRATVAVLGACYATLTGIATLSAGWHRPSDALAALLIVGAWASVVAAGLVLAQRSRTTGAPSDPHPRMVGGLALVGGAALVGAVLLVALADQGSLTPPVEVGRSRLVLAYAGGAIGVGGASCLAMAVVLATVHRVVPRLAEPVVAAEQTVPAGRVGPEAEPAAADNPGQVEQEDRADRAASPEREAGAVGS; encoded by the coding sequence ATGCGGAGTCTGGTACGCGGTTTGCTGTCCACCTGGCTGTTGACGCTGGCGGTCGCGCAGACCGCCGCGCTCGCCCTCGTCTGGTGGATCTTCGTCCGAACTCCGCACGGTCAGGTCGTGGACGCGACCGTGCTGCGCGGCACGAGGTTCGGCCGGGCCTCGGTTGAGCAGCTGGTGAGTGGCGTCCTCGACGCGGTCTCCTTGGCGTCACTGGTCGCGGCGACGGTCGTGCTGGGGTTCATCGCGCTCGCCCGGCGACGGGTCCTGCTCGCCGTGGCGGCGACGGTGCTCGTGGCCGGCGCCAACCTGACCACGCAGATCCTCAAGGACTACGTCATCTCCCGGCCGGACCTGGGCATCCCCGGCACCAACATCGGCGCGCCGAACAGCCTGCCGAGCGGGCACATGACCGTCGCGGCCTCGGTCGCGGTCGCTGCCGTCATGGTCGTGCCGGCGCGCCTGCGGGCGACGGTCGCGGTGCTGGGTGCCTGCTACGCGACGCTCACCGGGATCGCCACGCTGTCTGCCGGCTGGCATCGTCCGAGCGACGCACTTGCCGCGCTGTTGATCGTGGGCGCCTGGGCGTCGGTTGTCGCGGCCGGGCTCGTGCTGGCCCAGCGGTCGCGGACGACGGGGGCGCCGAGCGACCCGCACCCTCGGATGGTGGGCGGGCTGGCGCTGGTGGGCGGTGCCGCCCTGGTGGGTGCGGTGCTGCTCGTCGCGCTGGCCGACCAGGGCTCGCTGACCCCACCGGTCGAGGTGGGGCGGAGCAGGTTGGTCCTGGCCTACGCCGGAGGTGCGATCGGAGTGGGGGGAGCGTCCTGCCTGGCGATGGCGGTGGTACTCGCCACGGTGCACCGGGTGGTGCCCCGGCTCGCCGAACCTGTCGTGGCGGCCGAGCAGACTGTGCCCGCCGGGCGGGTCGGTCCGGAAGCGGAACCGGCGGCGGCAGACAATCCCGGCCAGGTGGAGCAGGAGGACCGAGCGGACCGGGCGGCCTCGCCAGAACGAGAGGCCGGTGCGGTCGGAAGCTAG
- a CDS encoding WhiB family transcriptional regulator produces the protein MPERRAAQPGGRNRPVPDGTWEWHRSAACAGEPSEVFYGPEGEKLPARRAREARALSFCAACPVCEECRDHAMGLPEAYGVWGGTTEGSRLAVRRGRRPAPEPAGRPAARAVPADLSVTAEAAAARSAATTMSTRSVPA, from the coding sequence ATGCCCGAGCGCCGAGCCGCTCAACCCGGGGGCCGAAACAGGCCCGTACCAGACGGAACGTGGGAATGGCACCGGTCGGCCGCCTGCGCCGGCGAGCCTTCCGAGGTGTTCTACGGGCCCGAGGGCGAGAAATTGCCCGCACGCCGGGCACGCGAGGCGCGGGCGCTGTCCTTCTGTGCCGCCTGCCCCGTGTGCGAGGAGTGCCGCGACCACGCGATGGGACTGCCGGAGGCGTACGGCGTGTGGGGTGGAACGACCGAGGGCTCCAGGCTCGCGGTTCGCCGAGGTCGCAGGCCGGCCCCCGAACCCGCGGGTCGACCCGCTGCCCGGGCGGTCCCCGCGGACCTGTCCGTCACCGCCGAAGCGGCCGCCGCCAGGTCCGCGGCCACAACGATGTCCACGAGGTCGGTACCGGCCTGA
- a CDS encoding HNH endonuclease family protein, producing MRVYEQLGSQARPDRRRPGWSARLPARAARGTRTARGKAAAVVLLCAVAVAASACTLEVDGVPVGEPTDRATATPSVSPTSARVSGGRAVDPLDNPDGTKPGLAPLTSADDLGAARRLIARVRTAGRGPKTGYDRDRFGSDWTDTADGVPLARNGCDTRNDMLARDGQHLRYRKGSNCVVMAMTLADPYTGRAISWRKQDAADVQIDHVVPLSYEWQMGAARWSEHRREQIANDPLNLMPVDGATNSAKRDSGPASWLPPNKPIRCAYAVRFGQVALKYDLPVTSPDKSMMLTQCR from the coding sequence ATGCGCGTGTACGAACAGTTGGGAAGTCAGGCCAGACCTGATCGGCGACGGCCGGGGTGGAGTGCACGGCTGCCGGCGCGCGCGGCCCGTGGGACCCGGACGGCCCGCGGCAAGGCGGCGGCCGTCGTCCTCCTCTGCGCCGTCGCGGTCGCGGCCTCGGCCTGCACCCTTGAGGTCGACGGAGTCCCGGTCGGCGAACCGACGGACCGGGCCACCGCCACGCCGTCGGTGTCCCCGACCTCCGCCCGGGTGTCCGGCGGCCGCGCCGTCGACCCGCTGGACAATCCCGACGGCACCAAACCGGGCCTCGCCCCGCTCACCTCGGCCGACGACCTCGGTGCGGCACGGCGGCTGATCGCTCGGGTGCGCACCGCCGGGCGCGGGCCGAAGACGGGGTACGACCGCGACCGGTTCGGCTCGGACTGGACCGACACCGCCGACGGCGTACCCCTTGCCCGCAACGGCTGCGACACCCGCAACGACATGCTGGCCCGGGACGGTCAGCACCTGCGCTACCGCAAAGGTTCGAACTGCGTCGTGATGGCCATGACGCTGGCGGATCCCTACACGGGCAGGGCGATCTCGTGGCGGAAGCAGGACGCGGCGGACGTGCAGATCGACCACGTCGTACCCCTGTCGTACGAGTGGCAGATGGGCGCGGCCCGCTGGAGCGAGCACCGGCGCGAACAGATCGCCAACGACCCGCTGAACCTCATGCCGGTCGACGGCGCGACCAACTCCGCCAAGCGCGACTCCGGCCCGGCGTCCTGGTTGCCACCGAACAAGCCGATCCGCTGTGCTTACGCGGTGCGGTTCGGGCAGGTGGCACTGAAGTACGACCTGCCCGTCACCAGCCCGGACAAGTCGATGATGCTCACCCAGTGCCGGTAA
- a CDS encoding DUF1990 domain-containing protein, with amino-acid sequence MTVLLRVPPLGDLAAAPFTYPEVGATAGESPPGYGLVTRSVRVGQGQGSFDSCTNALLGWEVHRRAGLGVYADQPRATPGAVVVVVVGVGRWGVVAPCRVVHLLDEPDRRGFAYGTLPGHPEQGEESFVVARETDGTVTFTVTAFSRPGNLLTRVGGPFARRTQDLFVGRYLRAAAALAQP; translated from the coding sequence GTGACGGTCCTTCTTCGCGTACCACCGCTGGGCGACCTCGCCGCCGCGCCGTTCACCTATCCCGAGGTCGGTGCGACCGCCGGTGAGTCTCCGCCCGGCTACGGCCTGGTCACCCGTTCGGTCCGGGTAGGCCAAGGGCAGGGTTCCTTCGACAGCTGCACGAACGCCCTGCTGGGCTGGGAAGTCCATCGCCGCGCGGGACTCGGTGTGTACGCCGACCAGCCGAGGGCCACGCCCGGCGCGGTCGTGGTGGTCGTCGTGGGCGTGGGCAGGTGGGGAGTCGTGGCGCCGTGCCGGGTGGTTCACCTCCTCGACGAGCCCGACCGGCGTGGCTTCGCGTACGGCACCCTGCCCGGCCACCCCGAGCAGGGCGAGGAGAGCTTCGTGGTCGCCCGCGAGACCGACGGCACCGTGACGTTCACCGTGACGGCGTTCTCCCGCCCGGGCAACCTGCTCACCCGCGTGGGGGGTCCGTTCGCCCGGCGGACGCAGGACCTGTTCGTCGGCCGTTACCTCAGGGCCGCGGCGGCGCTCGCGCAACCCTGA